The nucleotide sequence GAACATATTGTATATTTCATCAGTTGTAAGTGTTGCTGCTAATGGCAAATACCCTCCAGTTATCCCTTTCCCAAGGCAGAGAATGTCTGGTTTTTCTAATTTTTTTAGCTCTTCATTATCACAGAAAAACATTTTTCCAGTTCTTCCAAATCCAGTTGCTACCTCATCAAGAATAAAGATTACATCATTCTCCTTACATGCCTTTGCTACTCCCTCAATATACCCATCTGGAAATGGTATCATTCCAGCAGAGCCCATAACTCCTCCTTCAAGGATAACGCAAAATACCTCCTCGCTATGTTTCTCAATTAACTCAACAATTTCATTTAAACACTCCATTCCACAGCCTTTTTCATTTCTCTCATCAGTATCTCTGAAGTTGTAGTATTTGCATCTGTAACAGTAAGGAGGGTCTGCATGATAACCTTTAAATAATAGCGGTTTAAATACCCCATGGAAAAGCTCACTACCTCCAACACTCATTGCTCCAACAGTATCTCCATGATAACCCTCTTTAACTGAAATAAATTTAGTTCTTCCTTTATCTCCCCTCAAAACATAATACTCAAATGCCATCTTAACTGCAATTTCAACAGCTTCTGCACCATCCTCAGAATAGAACACTTTTGTTAAATGCTTTGGAGTAATGTCTATTAATTTTTTTGCCAATAAAATAGAAGGGACGTTTCCACAGCCTAAAAGTGTTGAGTGACAGATTTTATCTGCCTGATTTTTTATTGCTTCAATAATTTCCTTTCTACTATGTCCAAATAGGTTACACCATATAGATGAGACAGCATCCAAATATCTATTTCCATAAATATCAATTAAATAATTCCCCTCTCCTCTCTCTATAATTAAGTTTTTTGATTCTCTATACTCTTTCATTTGCGTATAAGGATGCCAAACATATTCCTTATCCCATTTATCAAGTAATTCTGGGTTTTTCATAAACACCACCTCTTATATATTAAATTTTACATTATTTTCTCAAAATCAATTTCAAAATCTTCTCTATTTTTAACAATTCCAATTATCTCAATATTTCCAACTTTTTCAATTGTCTCAAAGGTTTTCTCATAATAAAGAACTTCACTCAAATCAGTTATGCAGTTGATAATAACCCCTCTAACATTAATCCCCTTATTTCTCAAATGTTCAACAGTTAGTAAAGTGTGGTTAATAGTCCCTAAATTAGGTCTTGAAACAACAACCGCATCTAAATCTAAAAATTTAATCAAATCACTCATTAAAAAGTTCTCTTTTATTGGAACACAAACCCCTCCAGCTCCTTCAACAATCAAAAAATCATATTTTTCCTTTAAAATATTATAAGCATTTTTTATTTTCTCTTTTATCTCATCTAAAGAGATGTTGTAATTTTCAACTTCAAACGCAATATTTGGGGATAAGGGAAGTTTTAAATTAATAGGATTCATTAAATCCAAATCATCGTCAGTTTTTAGAATATTTTTTAAAGTTAATGTATCTTCTCTCCCCCCTGTCTCAACTGGCTTTAAATATCCAACATTAACGCCTATTTTCTTTAAATTCTCTGCCAAAATTGATGAAACATAGGTTTTCCCTACACCAGTATCTGTTCCTGTCACAAATATCATCATCCCACCCTATCAAAATTTTTAATCTATTGTTTAAATAACTTATCCACAAAATAATGATAATCGTAATTATTATAATCGCAATTATCATTGGTAAAAAAATACAAATAAATGCTTTATTTCATTTAGAAAGAAACTAAAAAGAGAGAAGTATTAATTTCTAATTATAAACCTCTCTAATCTTCCCACACAACAATTCAAAATCTTCTTTTTTATGTCCAACATTTATACTTACTCTTATTCTTTCTAAACCTTTTGGAACTGTTGGATACCTAATTCCCACACAGAAGATATTATTTTTTATTAGATGCTCAGCTATCTCCATAGTTTTTTCTTTAAAAATGAATGGATAGATTGGTGTTATATTGTTATTTTTAATAAATCCATATTTTTTAAAAACATCATTTGCTATTTTTATGTTTTTTTGAAGCTTTTTAACTATATCAGTCTCTTCAATAATTTCAAATGCTTTAATGCAACCTTCAACAACATGAGGGGGCAGAGCAGTTGAAAAAATAAAACTCCTCGAAGTGTTTATTAAATACTCTACAACCTCCTCAATCCCACAGACGAATCCTCCTAATCCCCCAATAGCCTTTGATAAAGTCCCAATTTGGATAATGTTGTCA is from Methanocaldococcus bathoardescens and encodes:
- the bioA gene encoding adenosylmethionine--8-amino-7-oxononanoate transaminase produces the protein MKNPELLDKWDKEYVWHPYTQMKEYRESKNLIIERGEGNYLIDIYGNRYLDAVSSIWCNLFGHSRKEIIEAIKNQADKICHSTLLGCGNVPSILLAKKLIDITPKHLTKVFYSEDGAEAVEIAVKMAFEYYVLRGDKGRTKFISVKEGYHGDTVGAMSVGGSELFHGVFKPLLFKGYHADPPYCYRCKYYNFRDTDERNEKGCGMECLNEIVELIEKHSEEVFCVILEGGVMGSAGMIPFPDGYIEGVAKACKENDVIFILDEVATGFGRTGKMFFCDNEELKKLEKPDILCLGKGITGGYLPLAATLTTDEIYNMFLGDFGESKQFYHGHTYTGNQLLCSAALATLEIFEKENVIENIQPKIKLFHEELRKLKELEHVGDIRGRGFMVGIELVKDKETKEPYPYGYKAGYRVADKLLEKGIYMRPIGNVVILVPPLSITEEEIIYLCNALYDAIKEADL
- the bioD gene encoding dethiobiotin synthase, translated to MIFVTGTDTGVGKTYVSSILAENLKKIGVNVGYLKPVETGGREDTLTLKNILKTDDDLDLMNPINLKLPLSPNIAFEVENYNISLDEIKEKIKNAYNILKEKYDFLIVEGAGGVCVPIKENFLMSDLIKFLDLDAVVVSRPNLGTINHTLLTVEHLRNKGINVRGVIINCITDLSEVLYYEKTFETIEKVGNIEIIGIVKNREDFEIDFEKIM